The following are encoded together in the Rhodothermaceae bacterium genome:
- a CDS encoding outer membrane beta-barrel protein, whose amino-acid sequence MSTRVLVATLILFTLAFPALAQQDAANIISGQVVDQADNTPLPGVAVILETIADSVLVAAGTANTDGFFAIKSNKQGEFRLRLSFVGFVRHEQLITITGPYKSLGTIQLRSDRLQLDEIVVEETQERMIIRGDTTIFAADAYKVNPDATAEDLIAKLPGMVVQDGQVEAQGEQVQRVMVDGREFFGQDPTAALRNLPADMIQNIEVFDRDSDQAQFTGFNDGNQERTINVVTRSGMSNGQFGQVYGGYGENQRYITGGNTNIFDDDRRISIIALSNNINQQNFAFQDLLGLMGGGGRGMRGNSGAMMRGGGRGRGGGRRGGGFDPRNFLVGTQSGLNHTTSSGINYSDEIGGKIRLSASYFFNRVSNENTAFLDRELFLSGDQSQFYNESTQSSSTNFNHRLNARIEYSINETNSLIIRPSLSFQNNSSSSLQSGINSLVTGRLLNTADNNLITDNHGFTSSTSILYRHRFAKAGRTVSADLRLGFDGRKGNTNQVSVTEFLQNQRDRQGATSDSTYDQDIDNATAGQSYSVRLAYTEPLGEFGQLQFTYNPTYNRNVSDRSAYMLDLRTGLHTILDPTFSSLFDNDIFRQRGGFSVQRRIDDRYSIQLGLEIQNEQLIGDQTYPVPFQLDRSFVSLLPEAEIEFEFGEALDLDIDYRTRTNTPSISQLQEVIDNTNPLFISSGNPDLEPSYSHTIRIRGRRGDRRAGRMIFAYISWTRETNAIGTSSFLASRDTLIMDNILLSQGAQYSAPLNLNSPSTSVRSFIGFGTPFPLLRSNLNFRGGVTYSKTPSLINNVDNLGTQLSFNGGLTLGSNISERVDFTLTSNFSYTAAENSYYSPLDENFFQQDLGVRFVWLPFGGLVLEHSLTYNNYFGLDEELYPTTFIANAGVGYKFLQADAAEVKLVFGDIFNQETGINRLITEAYVEDSQTQVLGRYILLNLSYRFRNFGL is encoded by the coding sequence ATGTCCACCCGAGTCCTTGTAGCTACTCTTATACTCTTTACCCTCGCGTTTCCAGCTTTGGCACAGCAGGATGCCGCAAATATTATCTCAGGACAAGTGGTTGATCAGGCAGATAATACACCTTTGCCTGGGGTTGCCGTTATTCTTGAAACCATCGCTGACTCCGTACTTGTTGCTGCTGGAACAGCCAATACAGACGGGTTCTTTGCAATCAAATCGAATAAGCAGGGGGAGTTTCGGCTACGCCTCTCCTTTGTTGGCTTTGTCCGACATGAGCAATTGATTACAATCACTGGACCCTACAAATCTCTTGGCACAATTCAACTGAGATCTGATCGATTGCAATTAGACGAAATCGTCGTGGAAGAGACCCAAGAACGTATGATCATTCGCGGGGATACAACCATCTTCGCTGCAGATGCCTATAAGGTCAATCCTGATGCGACCGCGGAAGACCTGATCGCCAAGCTACCTGGCATGGTCGTGCAGGATGGCCAAGTCGAGGCACAAGGCGAGCAAGTACAACGTGTAATGGTTGACGGACGGGAATTTTTTGGTCAGGACCCTACCGCCGCTCTTCGAAATCTTCCCGCAGATATGATTCAGAATATTGAGGTCTTTGACCGAGATAGTGACCAAGCCCAATTCACAGGCTTCAATGATGGGAACCAGGAAAGAACCATCAATGTGGTCACCCGAAGCGGAATGAGTAATGGGCAGTTTGGGCAGGTCTATGGCGGATATGGGGAGAATCAGCGATATATCACCGGAGGCAATACAAATATTTTCGACGATGACCGGCGGATTTCAATTATCGCACTGTCCAATAATATCAACCAACAGAATTTTGCCTTTCAGGACCTCTTGGGGCTGATGGGTGGCGGCGGCAGAGGGATGCGTGGGAATTCAGGTGCGATGATGCGTGGTGGTGGAAGAGGTCGCGGCGGCGGGCGTCGCGGAGGTGGATTTGATCCTAGAAATTTCCTTGTAGGGACACAAAGTGGACTGAATCATACCACCTCCAGCGGGATCAACTATAGTGACGAGATCGGTGGCAAGATTCGCCTCAGTGCCAGCTATTTCTTTAACCGGGTATCCAATGAGAATACCGCATTTCTTGATCGGGAGCTCTTTCTGAGTGGAGACCAGTCTCAGTTCTACAATGAATCTACCCAGTCCAGCAGTACGAATTTCAACCATCGACTCAACGCCCGGATTGAGTATTCGATCAATGAAACAAACTCACTGATCATCCGACCCAGCCTCAGCTTTCAGAATAACTCCTCCTCCAGTTTGCAATCGGGCATTAATTCCCTTGTGACTGGAAGACTACTCAATACAGCTGACAATAATCTTATTACTGACAATCACGGATTCACCTCCTCAACCAGTATTCTGTACCGACACCGGTTTGCGAAAGCGGGCCGGACTGTTTCCGCAGACCTCCGTTTGGGATTTGACGGGCGAAAAGGAAATACCAATCAGGTTTCTGTTACCGAATTTCTACAGAACCAACGTGATCGGCAAGGGGCTACCAGTGACTCAACATATGACCAGGATATTGACAATGCAACGGCTGGGCAATCCTACTCTGTCCGACTTGCTTACACGGAACCACTGGGAGAATTCGGGCAACTGCAATTCACTTATAACCCCACCTATAATCGCAATGTGTCTGACCGCTCCGCCTACATGCTTGACCTGAGAACCGGATTACATACGATCCTGGACCCTACCTTCTCGAGTCTGTTTGATAATGATATTTTTCGGCAACGAGGTGGATTCTCCGTTCAGCGGCGAATTGATGACCGTTACTCTATTCAATTGGGCCTTGAAATTCAAAATGAGCAATTAATTGGCGATCAGACGTATCCTGTCCCCTTTCAATTGGATCGCTCGTTTGTGAGTCTCCTGCCGGAAGCAGAAATCGAATTCGAATTCGGTGAGGCGTTAGATCTGGACATTGATTACCGCACACGGACCAATACCCCCTCAATTAGCCAGTTACAGGAGGTCATTGATAATACCAACCCGCTTTTCATTTCAAGCGGTAATCCGGACCTTGAACCCAGCTATAGTCACACGATCCGCATTCGAGGAAGACGGGGAGATCGTCGAGCTGGTCGAATGATCTTCGCGTATATCAGTTGGACCAGAGAGACGAATGCGATTGGAACATCCTCGTTCCTTGCCTCTCGGGATACATTGATTATGGACAATATCCTCTTATCTCAAGGTGCCCAGTACTCTGCACCTTTAAATCTCAATAGCCCCAGTACTTCGGTGCGTTCCTTTATTGGTTTTGGAACTCCCTTTCCGCTGCTTCGCAGTAACCTGAATTTCAGAGGTGGTGTTACCTATTCCAAAACCCCTAGCCTCATCAATAATGTCGACAACCTGGGGACTCAGCTCAGCTTCAATGGTGGATTGACCCTCGGAAGCAATATCAGCGAACGAGTAGATTTTACGCTTACCTCTAATTTCTCCTATACAGCCGCAGAGAATTCATACTACTCCCCACTTGACGAGAATTTTTTCCAGCAGGATCTGGGAGTTCGTTTTGTATGGCTGCCATTCGGTGGGTTGGTGCTTGAGCATAGCCTGACCTACAATAATTATTTCGGCTTGGATGAAGAGCTGTATCCAACCACATTTATTGCCAATGCCGGCGTGGGGTATAAATTTCTACAGGCTGATGCGGCAGAAGTAAAACTAGTCTTCGGTGACATCTTCAATCAAGAGACGGGCATCAACAGGTTGATTACGGAAGCATATGTTGAGGATAGTCAGACCCAAGTACTTGGGCGCTATATCCTGCTGAATCTGAGCTATCGCTTTCGCAATTTTGGATTGTAA
- a CDS encoding UDP-2,3-diacylglucosamine diphosphatase, translating to MSGVKHYRTIWLSDFHLGTKDTKAAYLLDFLRHNESDTLYLVGDIFDGWALSRSWHWDQFHNNVIQKILRKARKGTRVIYLPGNHDEFARDYLGLRLGRIHIKQEAMHVTADGRKLLVLHGDVFDGMIRHARWLSVLGSKAYRALLVSNRGLNRARRLLGMPYWSLSAYMKHRTKRAVQAIADFENAMVGVAKANHADGIVCGHVHFAEIREIESILYANSGDWIESCTGLVEHFDGRLELLHWVTMDHKPQLTRGNTNGAPTDVMINTAPEMAP from the coding sequence ATGAGCGGTGTAAAACACTATCGCACAATTTGGCTGTCCGACTTTCATCTTGGCACGAAAGATACAAAAGCAGCCTATCTGCTTGATTTTCTTCGACACAACGAAAGCGATACGCTTTACCTCGTGGGAGATATCTTTGACGGCTGGGCCCTTTCCCGCTCATGGCATTGGGATCAATTCCATAATAACGTAATCCAAAAGATTCTGCGCAAAGCTCGGAAAGGAACCCGCGTGATTTATCTACCGGGAAATCATGATGAATTCGCCCGGGATTACCTCGGGCTACGGTTGGGGAGAATCCATATAAAACAAGAAGCCATGCATGTGACCGCCGATGGTCGTAAACTGCTTGTTTTGCATGGAGATGTCTTCGATGGGATGATCCGGCATGCACGCTGGCTCTCTGTGCTTGGCTCCAAAGCATATCGCGCTCTGCTTGTATCGAATCGCGGACTCAATCGAGCAAGACGGCTTCTTGGAATGCCTTACTGGTCACTTTCAGCATACATGAAGCATCGGACGAAGCGTGCGGTTCAGGCCATTGCCGACTTTGAGAATGCAATGGTTGGAGTTGCAAAAGCGAATCACGCTGATGGAATTGTTTGTGGTCATGTTCATTTCGCTGAAATTCGCGAAATCGAATCCATCCTGTACGCAAACTCAGGAGACTGGATTGAAAGTTGCACAGGGCTGGTCGAACATTTTGATGGCCGATTGGAACTCCTGCACTGGGTAACGATGGATCATAAGCCTCAGCTGACCCGGGGCAATACGAATGGCGCACCGACTGATGTGATGATCAATACTGCGCCGGAAATGGCCCCTTAA
- a CDS encoding nucleotide sugar dehydrogenase: protein MSKTVQQSIEDRIASRDLRVAVLGLGYVGLPLAAAFAEAGFSVIGIDVDEKKVRLINRGASYIEDIPNDRLAPLVASGSLSATSDFNILDTCDSVSICVPTPLRKTGAPDISHILSATDAIARHLHPGMIIVLESTTYPGTTTEVILPRFHQEAMNLEVGKDFFLCFSPERVDPGRKNWTTKNTPKVMGGVTSSCLQVGQALYESAIESVVPVSSTEAAELTKLVENTFRAVNIGLANEVLLICDKLGLNAWEVIEAAATKPFGFMKFLPGPGLGGHCIPIDPQYLSWKLRTLGYTARFIELATEINTAMPKYWVHCIQDILNEDGKPLRGSNVLVIGVAYKKDVGDLRESPALDILKLLRDKGAEISYHDPLVSAFTLDELEMVSVTDLDRALELADCVLIATDHASYDWAELYARARLVVDTRATLHREQDEILQYSQEQVKL, encoded by the coding sequence ATGAGTAAAACAGTGCAGCAATCCATAGAAGACAGGATCGCGTCACGTGATCTTCGTGTCGCTGTATTAGGATTGGGATATGTGGGGTTGCCGTTGGCGGCTGCCTTTGCCGAGGCAGGATTCAGTGTCATTGGGATTGATGTTGACGAAAAGAAGGTACGTCTGATAAATCGTGGTGCCTCGTATATAGAGGATATCCCCAACGACCGTTTGGCACCACTAGTGGCAAGTGGTTCGTTGAGTGCCACCAGCGACTTCAATATTCTTGATACATGTGATTCGGTCAGTATTTGTGTTCCCACACCACTTCGCAAAACGGGAGCGCCGGATATTTCACATATTTTGAGCGCTACGGATGCGATCGCGAGGCATCTTCATCCAGGGATGATTATCGTGTTGGAGAGTACGACGTACCCGGGTACTACCACAGAAGTAATCTTACCCCGCTTCCATCAGGAGGCCATGAATCTAGAAGTCGGAAAGGACTTTTTTCTATGCTTTTCTCCGGAGCGTGTGGACCCGGGGCGTAAAAACTGGACCACCAAAAATACACCAAAGGTCATGGGAGGTGTGACATCATCATGCCTTCAGGTGGGCCAAGCGCTCTACGAGTCCGCGATTGAGTCGGTTGTCCCCGTATCGAGTACCGAGGCGGCTGAACTTACCAAGTTAGTGGAAAATACGTTTCGAGCCGTCAATATTGGTTTGGCGAATGAAGTGCTTTTGATTTGTGACAAACTTGGGTTGAATGCTTGGGAAGTGATTGAAGCTGCGGCAACCAAACCGTTCGGGTTCATGAAATTTTTGCCTGGTCCCGGTTTAGGTGGACACTGCATCCCGATTGACCCGCAGTACCTATCCTGGAAGCTGCGTACACTCGGCTACACTGCCCGGTTCATTGAGTTGGCAACTGAAATCAACACCGCGATGCCGAAGTATTGGGTACACTGTATACAGGATATCCTTAATGAGGACGGTAAGCCGCTCCGTGGAAGTAATGTTCTGGTCATTGGTGTTGCGTACAAAAAAGATGTGGGTGATTTACGGGAATCTCCGGCATTAGATATCCTGAAATTACTCAGAGATAAGGGAGCGGAAATCAGTTATCACGATCCTCTTGTATCGGCGTTCACCTTGGATGAACTGGAAATGGTCTCCGTTACTGACCTGGATCGTGCTCTGGAGTTGGCCGATTGTGTGTTGATTGCTACGGATCATGCCAGTTACGATTGGGCGGAATTGTATGCACGGGCCCGATTGGTCGTAGATACGCGTGCTACATTGCATCGGGAACAGGATGAGATTCTGCAATATTCGCAGGAACAGGTGAAGCTGTAG
- a CDS encoding bifunctional sulfate adenylyltransferase/adenylylsulfate kinase, translating to MLTLIDPHGGSILELVVENERADVLKNESVNIPSITLTGRQLCDLELLLCGGFSPLRGFLNQRDYDSVLERMRLSCGTLWPMPITLDITEADVQRIRGHDRVALRDITGVPLAILHVGDLWKPDKEAEAEKVFGTTSPEHPAVAYLMNQAGSYYLGGDLEGIQMPPHYDFLDLRHTPRQLRNFFQSRGRSRIVAFQTRNPMHRAHKELTDRASRDIDAQLLIHPVVGMTKPGDIDHYTRVRSYRRLLDYYPKGQASLSLLPLAMRMGGPREALWHAIIRKNYGCTHLIIGRDHAGPGKMKGGTPFYGPYDAQELVKAHTEELGMEVVPFRLMVYVPASDSYKPIDEVAENETTLDISGTELRGMLARGEEIPEWFSYPGVIEELQKTYPPRGQQGFAVFLTGLSGSGKSTIANALQARLLEILSCPVTLLDGDVVRTYLSKGLGFSKIDRSTNVQRIGYVASEIVKHRGVVICAPIAPYEEDRAINRRRIEREGGYIEVFVDAPIEVCERRDVKGLYAKARAGMIKGFTGIDDPYEIPEIPEVVCKTDKETVEESTALVVKKLRELEFLI from the coding sequence ATGCTGACGTTAATTGATCCTCATGGAGGTTCAATTTTGGAACTCGTTGTTGAGAACGAGCGTGCGGATGTTCTTAAAAACGAATCCGTAAACATTCCATCAATCACCCTGACGGGGAGGCAGTTATGCGATCTTGAATTACTGCTCTGTGGGGGTTTTTCTCCGCTGAGAGGCTTTCTGAATCAGCGTGATTACGATAGTGTATTGGAGCGTATGCGCCTCTCGTGTGGTACACTTTGGCCAATGCCCATCACCCTCGATATTACAGAAGCGGATGTGCAGCGGATTAGGGGGCACGATCGAGTTGCGCTGCGTGATATTACTGGGGTGCCTTTGGCAATCCTTCATGTTGGAGATCTATGGAAGCCGGATAAGGAGGCAGAGGCAGAAAAAGTATTCGGAACCACCAGCCCTGAGCACCCCGCGGTAGCATACCTGATGAACCAGGCAGGCTCCTATTATCTGGGTGGTGATTTGGAAGGGATCCAAATGCCGCCGCATTATGACTTTCTTGATCTTCGTCATACGCCCAGGCAGCTACGCAATTTTTTTCAGTCCCGCGGACGTTCCCGGATTGTAGCGTTTCAGACACGGAACCCCATGCACAGGGCTCATAAGGAGCTCACCGACAGGGCTTCAAGGGACATAGATGCACAGTTGCTAATTCACCCGGTAGTGGGAATGACAAAACCAGGTGACATAGATCATTATACCCGTGTAAGAAGCTACAGGAGGCTACTGGATTATTATCCGAAGGGGCAGGCATCACTGAGTCTATTGCCACTGGCAATGAGGATGGGTGGACCAAGAGAGGCACTCTGGCACGCAATTATTCGCAAAAACTATGGTTGCACGCATCTCATTATCGGCCGGGATCATGCCGGTCCTGGCAAGATGAAAGGGGGAACCCCTTTTTATGGACCTTACGATGCACAGGAACTGGTGAAAGCCCATACGGAGGAATTGGGAATGGAGGTCGTACCGTTCCGTTTGATGGTCTATGTACCGGCGTCAGATTCATACAAGCCGATCGATGAAGTAGCAGAGAATGAAACAACTTTGGATATTTCTGGAACAGAGCTGCGCGGCATGCTCGCCAGGGGTGAAGAGATTCCCGAGTGGTTTTCCTACCCGGGTGTCATTGAAGAATTACAAAAAACATATCCCCCTCGGGGGCAGCAGGGATTTGCAGTGTTTTTGACCGGATTATCCGGGTCGGGAAAGTCTACAATCGCAAATGCGCTGCAGGCACGACTTTTGGAGATCCTCTCTTGCCCGGTCACCTTGTTAGATGGGGATGTCGTTCGTACTTATCTTAGTAAGGGGCTTGGTTTTTCCAAAATAGATCGGTCTACAAATGTACAGCGCATTGGCTATGTTGCTTCTGAAATCGTCAAACACCGAGGAGTTGTTATTTGTGCTCCAATCGCTCCCTATGAAGAAGACAGAGCAATTAATCGCAGGCGGATTGAACGTGAAGGGGGATACATTGAAGTATTTGTTGATGCACCGATAGAGGTCTGTGAGCGTAGGGATGTCAAGGGACTCTACGCGAAGGCGCGTGCCGGAATGATCAAAGGATTTACTGGAATTGATGATCCATATGAGATACCTGAAATCCCAGAAGTTGTTTGTAAAACCGACAAGGAAACGGTCGAAGAAAGCACTGCTCTCGTCGTAAAGAAGCTGAGAGAATTGGAATTTTTGATTTAG
- a CDS encoding SLC13 family permease, whose product MDWQAWLTIATIIGIAIALIRDLARPDVIFLGALGVLLMAGVITPIEAFAGFSNGAVIALASLFVVAAGIEESGLLRRIEWRLLRKVHHLPLALLRMMVPTALVSAFMNNTPVVAMWMQPVQRWAYRSKISPSKMLIPLSYASIAGGMVTLMGSSTNVVVAGLVEGYDLPPLGLFDFSLIGLPAAVVVLIFLTFFGVRLLPDRASEPVFTRSRLQQCLFEIRISEGSPFAGKTLDQAKLDTDNESTIVQVRRGKHIMPVDRQFVLGQRDVLCFSGDVSIFENLLLRPGLEPGVAIAKERTKNLLPMYEAVISETSNLVGKSLKDVDFLSTYGGVVLAVQQRAGGLEGAMTDITLKAGDLILVGAVAGFEDRWNASHTEFYYVLPRGASHGKPPKRQLVLSLGILVTMIVMIAMQLAPLPTVAFGGALAMVVTRCIGITTARNALDLQVLLLIAAALGLGVAAEKTGLAEGLAQILTSMATVNPILALIGLYACTNIMTELIANKAAAVLMLPVALGMATTLDADPKAFILAVAVAAAASFMTPVGYQTNLMVMAAGNYKVRDYLRVGLPISLLIMITAVTIISVKWF is encoded by the coding sequence ATGGATTGGCAAGCCTGGCTAACGATTGCCACAATTATTGGGATTGCCATTGCCTTGATCAGGGATCTTGCCAGGCCGGACGTGATTTTTTTGGGTGCGCTGGGGGTCCTATTGATGGCAGGGGTCATCACCCCCATTGAGGCCTTCGCGGGGTTTTCGAATGGGGCGGTGATTGCACTTGCATCCCTATTTGTGGTTGCTGCGGGAATTGAGGAGAGTGGACTTCTGCGTCGAATCGAATGGCGCCTCTTACGCAAGGTACATCATTTACCTCTGGCGCTTCTTCGCATGATGGTGCCAACGGCACTGGTTTCGGCATTTATGAACAACACGCCTGTTGTGGCAATGTGGATGCAGCCTGTGCAACGCTGGGCATATCGGTCCAAAATTTCTCCGTCGAAAATGTTGATCCCGCTATCCTATGCGTCGATTGCTGGGGGGATGGTTACTTTAATGGGGTCATCCACGAATGTTGTGGTTGCAGGTTTGGTAGAGGGGTATGATCTCCCTCCACTGGGGCTTTTTGATTTTTCCTTGATTGGGTTGCCGGCGGCAGTTGTCGTATTGATATTCCTGACCTTTTTTGGCGTGCGGCTTTTACCAGATCGGGCCAGTGAGCCTGTGTTCACGCGTTCTCGTCTTCAGCAATGTTTGTTTGAAATTCGTATTTCGGAGGGCTCTCCTTTTGCAGGGAAGACATTAGATCAGGCGAAACTGGACACCGATAACGAATCCACTATCGTTCAGGTGCGGCGGGGGAAGCACATTATGCCTGTTGATCGGCAATTCGTTCTGGGGCAGAGGGATGTGCTGTGCTTTAGCGGAGATGTCTCCATATTTGAAAACCTCCTGCTTAGACCTGGTTTAGAGCCTGGTGTAGCAATTGCCAAAGAGCGGACAAAGAATCTACTTCCAATGTATGAGGCGGTGATTAGTGAGACCTCCAATCTGGTTGGAAAATCACTCAAAGATGTAGATTTTTTGTCAACCTACGGTGGGGTTGTCCTAGCCGTACAACAGAGGGCAGGAGGGCTAGAGGGAGCAATGACGGATATTACCCTGAAAGCCGGAGACCTGATTCTGGTTGGTGCGGTGGCAGGTTTTGAGGATCGTTGGAATGCAAGCCACACAGAGTTCTACTATGTGTTGCCTCGCGGAGCATCTCACGGGAAGCCCCCCAAGAGACAACTTGTGTTGTCACTGGGGATTCTGGTCACGATGATTGTTATGATTGCGATGCAGCTGGCTCCGCTACCTACGGTTGCATTTGGAGGAGCGTTGGCCATGGTTGTGACACGCTGCATCGGGATTACAACTGCTCGTAATGCCCTGGACTTGCAGGTATTGCTGCTAATTGCAGCAGCTCTAGGGCTTGGTGTCGCGGCCGAGAAGACTGGCCTTGCAGAGGGACTCGCTCAGATTCTGACAAGTATGGCCACCGTGAATCCGATTTTGGCGCTGATAGGGCTATATGCCTGTACCAATATTATGACAGAGTTAATTGCAAACAAAGCGGCAGCGGTGTTGATGCTGCCGGTTGCCCTTGGAATGGCAACCACTTTGGATGCAGACCCCAAAGCTTTTATACTGGCCGTAGCTGTTGCCGCAGCCGCCAGCTTTATGACTCCGGTGGGGTACCAGACGAACTTAATGGTTATGGCAGCCGGGAACTACAAGGTCCGTGATTATTTACGAGTTGGTCTACCAATCAGTTTATTGATCATGATCACAGCAGTGACGATTATATCTGTGAAGTGGTTCTAA
- a CDS encoding UDP-glucose/GDP-mannose dehydrogenase family protein, with protein MKIGIVGTGYVGLVSGVCFAEMGNDVWCVDVDDTKVADLRQGNMPIYEPDLEVLLHRNLREKRLTFTTSLSEALENAEIIFLALPTPPDADGEADLSYVLEVAREIGIWLGTQSEAVYRIVVNKSTVPVGTAEKVQEVLVEQGGDPGVDFDVVSNPEFLREGAAVDDFMKPERIVLGTSSAKAGAVMQRLYEPFVRQGNPIIIMDERSAEVTKYAANAFLASRISFMNEVANLCDRVGANVDKVRIGVGSDSRIGRHFLYAGIGFGGSCFPKDVQALLRTARRQGYDFKILQSVLEVNEKQRMRLVDQVRSYFGNDLRGKHAAVWGLAFKANTDDVRESPAHVVIRGLLESGVRVTAFDPEAMATSRTVLGESITYAGSAYEALSGVDMLLVCTEWPEFRRPDFQRIKGLMRRPLIFDGRNLYNTRRMQERGFEYYSIGRPGVALK; from the coding sequence ATGAAAATTGGAATTGTTGGAACAGGTTATGTTGGGCTGGTTTCGGGGGTCTGCTTTGCAGAGATGGGGAACGATGTCTGGTGTGTTGATGTGGATGATACCAAAGTCGCAGATTTACGCCAGGGAAACATGCCGATTTACGAGCCGGACCTTGAGGTCCTACTACATCGGAATCTGCGTGAGAAGCGTCTAACATTTACGACCTCGCTCAGCGAAGCACTCGAGAACGCAGAAATCATATTTCTGGCACTGCCCACACCACCGGATGCAGACGGGGAAGCAGACTTATCCTATGTACTGGAGGTGGCACGTGAAATTGGCATCTGGCTTGGGACTCAGTCGGAAGCCGTCTATAGAATCGTCGTCAACAAGAGCACGGTTCCTGTAGGGACTGCGGAGAAGGTCCAAGAAGTGCTGGTTGAGCAAGGGGGAGATCCCGGTGTGGATTTTGACGTTGTATCCAATCCTGAATTTCTCCGGGAGGGTGCTGCGGTGGACGACTTCATGAAGCCGGAGAGAATTGTTCTGGGAACCTCAAGTGCAAAAGCTGGTGCTGTTATGCAGCGCCTCTATGAGCCGTTTGTCCGGCAGGGCAATCCAATTATCATTATGGACGAGCGCTCGGCCGAGGTAACCAAGTATGCGGCAAATGCCTTCCTGGCCTCACGTATCAGCTTCATGAATGAGGTAGCCAACCTGTGTGATCGGGTGGGCGCGAACGTAGACAAAGTGCGTATCGGAGTTGGAAGTGATAGCCGGATTGGCCGCCATTTTCTCTACGCAGGAATTGGATTCGGTGGAAGCTGTTTCCCGAAAGATGTGCAGGCACTTTTGCGAACGGCGCGCCGACAGGGCTACGACTTCAAAATTCTCCAATCGGTACTTGAGGTGAACGAAAAGCAGCGAATGCGATTGGTGGATCAAGTACGTTCTTATTTCGGCAACGACTTGCGAGGAAAGCATGCAGCAGTGTGGGGACTCGCATTCAAGGCCAATACGGATGATGTGCGGGAGTCTCCCGCACATGTCGTAATTCGGGGGCTTTTAGAGAGTGGGGTACGGGTCACTGCCTTTGACCCGGAGGCAATGGCGACCTCGCGTACCGTATTAGGAGAGTCAATCACCTATGCGGGGAGTGCGTATGAGGCTCTTTCTGGCGTTGATATGCTGCTTGTTTGCACGGAATGGCCGGAATTTAGACGTCCCGATTTTCAACGGATTAAGGGACTGATGCGCCGACCGCTTATTTTTGATGGACGTAATTTGTATAATACCCGCAGAATGCAGGAGCGGGGATTTGAGTATTATAGTATTGGTCGTCCCGGAGTCGCTCTGAAATAA
- a CDS encoding mannose-1-phosphate guanylyltransferase — protein sequence MIYSVIMAGGIGSRFWPQSREARPKQFINVFEEQSLLQQTLSRMAPIVPPERTLVVTHERYADLTREQLSSIPEENILGEPISRNTAPCIAYAAIKLRAMDPEAVMIVLPADHLVKREDRFLNILRQATVVANKPGALVTIGIQPSYPATGYGYIQYDPSESERDGAYRVRTFAEKPDEATAERFLDSGDFLWNSGIFVWRADAILENMQTHLKSTWRAFEEASRHLGTNQEDSAIRQAYYKSTRISIDVGIMERAGNVYVVPGSFGWSDIGDWRAVYDLSDKNRHGNVLRGNVIVHDTSRCLVNAGKRLVAVVGIHDVVVVDTDDALLICHQNSTQQVKNVVDYLHAHQHKDFV from the coding sequence ATGATATACAGTGTCATCATGGCAGGGGGGATTGGGAGCCGGTTCTGGCCCCAGAGCAGGGAGGCCCGCCCCAAACAGTTTATCAACGTCTTTGAAGAACAAAGCCTTCTTCAGCAGACACTGAGCCGCATGGCTCCCATCGTTCCCCCGGAACGGACTCTGGTCGTGACTCATGAGCGTTACGCGGATCTTACACGGGAGCAATTGTCATCCATACCAGAGGAAAATATCCTTGGAGAACCCATTAGTCGGAATACGGCTCCGTGCATTGCCTATGCTGCCATAAAATTGCGTGCAATGGATCCAGAGGCAGTCATGATTGTGCTTCCCGCAGACCACCTGGTTAAGAGGGAAGATCGTTTTTTGAACATCCTCCGTCAGGCCACTGTGGTGGCAAACAAACCCGGAGCACTGGTCACCATCGGGATCCAACCCTCTTATCCTGCCACTGGATACGGTTATATCCAATACGACCCCTCTGAAAGCGAACGTGACGGGGCCTACCGGGTGCGGACCTTTGCGGAGAAACCCGATGAAGCAACCGCAGAGCGATTTCTCGATTCTGGCGATTTTCTCTGGAACAGTGGAATATTCGTTTGGCGTGCCGACGCGATCCTGGAAAACATGCAAACCCATCTCAAAAGCACATGGCGTGCTTTCGAAGAAGCTTCCAGGCACCTTGGAACCAATCAGGAAGATTCAGCTATTCGCCAGGCGTACTATAAGAGTACACGAATTTCGATTGATGTCGGAATCATGGAACGGGCGGGCAACGTCTATGTCGTTCCAGGAAGTTTTGGCTGGAGTGATATTGGAGATTGGCGTGCGGTCTACGATTTGAGCGACAAAAATCGCCATGGCAACGTCCTCCGAGGCAATGTCATAGTACATGATACCAGCCGGTGTCTGGTCAATGCCGGCAAGCGCCTAGTTGCCGTAGTCGGTATCCACGATGTCGTGGTTGTAGACACCGATGATGCGCTGCTGATCTGTCATCAGAATAGCACGCAACAGGTCAAGAATGTCGTGGATTACCTACACGCGCACCAACATAAGGATTTTGTTTGA